The Gopherus flavomarginatus isolate rGopFla2 chromosome 4, rGopFla2.mat.asm, whole genome shotgun sequence genomic interval TTACCCAGTCTGTCTAAAAGGTTTTTTGTTGCTTCCACTACTTTAATCTTTGGAAATACTTCAAGTTTTGAATGAAATAAGTGCCTACAACTTTTTTTAACTGGACTACTTAAGTTAGAATTGCAAATTCAATTGCTAACATTTAAAGCTAGATACTGCATGGGAAACATACAGACTTGCCTGAGAAATGGTAATCCACAGACTAATTTTCTTCCTTGATGCTCCAAATTTAAAAACATGGGAAAGCACATGTTTCTAAGGATGCATTATGGAATATTGGCAGATATGATAAAAAGTTAACTGTACATTTGAGGTTTAACTCCAACTGCAGACTACTTTCAAAAAATCTTGATGCATcaatagtttttaaaatgtcacccTACAGTTACAACCACTTCACATTGTAAAAAAGTACACTACACCCTGGTGTGAGGGTCACTTTGAGGTTTGTGGTGATATGTAATTACATACAATATTCAGTTCAATAAGAGAGATTCTCCATTTGTTACCCTTACAGTTCCATATAGTCTGTGGGGACAATCAGTAATATGGTAAAGTCTGTACGAGGCTTTCAAAAATTAGTTTAAATGGCTAAGTAACATACAATGAATTAACGTCTGCTTTTATTACTTTCAAGAGCACATAAAAGCTGAAAAGACATAGCAGACCActtattctatttttaaatgacaggtttttgaaaaaaatattagttGGAGTTTAAAAAACCTCCTCCCTCTTTTTCACACGTCTAAGATATTATTACATACTTTCAGCATGAGGGGAAGTATCTAACTCAAATTAATTTTACAGTATAAATATTATAAACATCTCATTTAAAACATCTTTTAGACATAGAACTTGTGTAATGACTGAAGTATAACTCCTCTAGGTTTATTACATAAAAACATATACATCAATTCCAAAGTTCTAACCCCTGAAGAAACCCTTGTAAACTTTACAGGCCTGCCCATCAGTCTAAGTCAGTTAAATACTTACAGTCCTGCTGCCTTTGCTATTTTTCACACAGTTCTCATATGGTGTTATACTACATGGGTGTTACTTGTTTTTGTACAGTAAGTTTCCAAACTTTTGCATAAATCCTCGAAGCTTGTTTTCATTTGGCTGTAATGGATGGTATGCAGTCGAGTTATAATGAGCCACCTGATTGCCCCTTGCACAGTTATTCTCTAaggttttgctttctttttctgggaGGTGTGTACTGCTCTTGGGTGTATTTCTTGCTGGCTGACCAGAGCTCTCCATCTTCAAGAACGGCTCAAAGCGACTATAAACACGTCTTTCACTCAAACGAGATCTTAATAACTCCTCTTTGTTCTTTGAGTTTCCAGGTTGGGATGTCATTGTGCTTACTCTTTGTGGAGAACTAGAAACAGGTGCGGTTTCCTGGGTAGCATTAGTTACAGCTTTTTTCACCTCTTGGTACTGGATCTGTTCAGTATTAAATCTTGGAGTGGATGCATCTCCTAGAGTTTCTAAGAACTTTTCAGGGGGGCATAAAGTAGGGCACTTTTTACTGCTTTCATCAAATGGAGGTTTTGGAGACTTTGGAGGCTTGGGAGACTTTGGAGGCTTGGGAGACTTTGGTGGGCTCACAGTGACATCCTCTTTACTTTTATGCAAGCTGCCTTGTGAATTGGATGATGTGGTCCTCTTTTTTCTTGGAGAGGAATCAGCCTTAGTCTCAGATATTTTTGGCTTTTGAGTCTCTTCGCCTTCAGAAGCCAGCGTGTCAGAACTGCTGCACATTCTATAAAACACAGGAGCTTTGTTTTTTGACAAGTTTTCCTTCTTGTCTTGTGTGAGATTCAGCAATGACCTCAGTTTCTGGGATCCCTTTTTCAGGAAACTTGGAGAattcttattttctttctttaaagtaCATTCTTTGCTAGGTTCCTCTTTGCTGTCTTCAGCTAGAGCAGCCACAGAGATGGCCTTAGTGGTAGTGGGGCTCTTTGATTCTTCTTCAAGATTTTTATCTTCATGTTCTATGTGGTTGGTCACACTGTGAAAGCTTTTAGAGTTTTTTATTGCACCCTCTGGGGGCTTTAGATTTTCTGGCTGCTTAAGTCTCTGCCTAGTCAATGTGCTGTACACATAGCTGGATGCCTGTTTGTTGACACCATGATCCAAAGTGGACTTGAAGTTGTCAAACATAGGGAAACTTCGCCTTTTTAGTATATTCTCATTTTGGTGGTTCTTCACATTTTCCGCTGGTCTGTTTGCATAGAAGGCTGTGTACATGTAGATAGATGGGTCCTGAGCGGCATTTGGATATACAataggttttttgttttctgcAACCTGTATTCCAGATTTTTTTGGTTCATCTGAATCAGGTGGGACATTAGTGCTGACATCTGATGATTCTTTGTCGGTCACATTTTTCACAATTGGGATATGATTGGGTGTCCCTTTAGGtgtttcactttcctctgaacCAACAATAGTTGAATTTGAAGAACTTGTACAGCTGCTTACTTCCTGCTGTTCTGGCAAAGTTGGCTTAAAAGCTAATGACGACCTCATGCGAGAATGAGAATAAAGGGCATGAGCTTTAATATTTTCTGCAGTGTCATAGCCCTCATACCTATCACCGACTGCTGATCCACTGCAATCTGCAGCAGAATCTGACTGATCATTTAAGTATGATTCAATTCGCCAGTTACGGAGAAATGATTTTGTAGTGTGTTCAAGGGTTGGCATCCTCTGCTGCAGATAGCGGATATGATTATCTGTTCCATTGAAAGACCTCCGTACAACTGAATTTCTTTCTGCAACATTTATCTTTGGCTGTGAAAACCGATCAGCAAAACTCTGTTGGGGTGCATTGCAGTTGTTTGTATAGCCTCCCTTTAATGAAGATACAATACTAAGACTATCAGATGGCATCTTCCAAGTATTTGATAGATTATTGGCCCGATTAATAGCTCTGTGTAGCAAAAAATAAGGAGTCCTTTCTGGGTTTTCCCCAGCATAACTGTGTCTCTTCCAATGCTCATTTTGTTCACTTGGTTGATTCTGCTGAATTTTATTTTGCATGTTAAAACCTGGATGAAAGGGTAGTTTGTTGTAGGTTTGATTTCTCAAACCATATGTATTTATTTCATTCCCTGCATATCTTCCTCGAGTTTTCAAGTAAATGGGATCTAGTTTGTGAATCTTGTCTTGCCTACCAAAAAGGTTTCgttggctggaaactgaagctaaagAAGACTGTGAATGCTGGCATGTGCCATTCTCCCAGAGTATCCTGTGACTATTTACCCTAACTAATTCTGGGGCAAATGAACTAGGAACAGAGGAACGAGCATACAGTGTCCTAAACTCTTCATCAAAGGATTCAACCAGTTGTCCTGTGATAACTTGAACCATGCTGAGGTTGGTTTTTTCAAATGACCACATAAAGCTGAAAGCAGAACAAATTACAATTAGCAATACTTTAAAACTTTTGGACAAATGCATCATACCAGGCTTCATTATTATGAGCATCTCCTCCCAGTCTCTGATTTAGCAAGCACAATTTTTCATGCACAAAAATACTTAGTCATGCAGTTAACTGTGGGCATGATTCATGGCACTTAGATATGGAGGGCCTGACCCAACTCCATTTGAATTCACTGGAAGacttaccattgatttcagtgggagctgcattaGGCCTGTAACTATCTAATTGTACTTACAAACACTATACATTTCAATGTTTCCATCCACAAATTGGGTAGATAGATGTACATGTGCAAATAATTTCACTAGCAATTAATAGTGTATGTAAAACTGTATGTACAATTATTTGTAGGTGCAAAATTAGCCCTGCAATTCAAAGGCCacatctgaaaattaggcccatGGTATGCATAAGTAATTTGTATTATTATATGAAAATAGTAAATTAGGAATATATGCAAAAGTCTTTCCACAATTCTGAATaaataagagcttgtctacacaaacatttaCTTTGCTGCAAGCTAGGATGTGAATCTACTCCAAGTTAGCCTGTTGTGGACTAACTGTCTGTGTGCTCCCTGCTGTCATACATTAGTAGTTTGTTAATGTGCTTCAGTGTAATCTAATTTTaaagaggactagatcaaagcacattaaGAAACTTTTAATGTGATTCAGCAGCGTCCATGCAGACAGTTAGAATGGGGTAAATTCACACTccagcttgccacaaactaaTTGTGTGTTGACAAGCACTAAAAAAATCCTCAAAAATATGTGCACTGGAATTGTTAAATAAATTTAGACCCCGAGAATTGGGTAGTGAAATCTCTTCATAACATACATACATAATATTCTGATAATGGAAATCTAACTCTCTTGTAGTGTGTTCAGAATGTTTGAAGGATGTGCCAATCACAGCATTAATGGAGAACGTAACTTTACATCagcaaaaaatgcaaaaaaaccctacTATAAATGTTGTGTCACATGGATGCATTAATGCCATTGTGATAAACAagtgttactcctgggggaattctacaTCACTGTGtttgcacagaattcatgttcccaacagatttctttgcttccctgcagaaaaaatgAGTTCTGATAGGGGAGCAAAGGGAAGCCCAAAGAGTGGTCACACACCCTTCCCCGGCATCGCAGGCAGGTTGGTTCAGGCACACGGAGCTGCTAGTTGAGATGTAAAtcactgctggggggagggtctAGGCAGTTgtgcatgtgtgagagggagacaCTCTGTCCCGCTCGCTATTGCAGCAcgctcatgtcataaacagatagttaagggttaatgtctcttttacctgtaaagggttaacaaacagggaaccaaacacctgaccaggggaccaatcaggagacaagatactttcaaatctcggtggagggaagcctttgtttgtgttttttggatttggttttgttctctctgggtcctggaagggactagatgtgcaaccaggtttcttgccaatctccctgctacagtctcttatacattcagaatagtgagtatttagtaagaaaggcggttatagtctttttgattgttttctgtatttgcaaatgtgtatttgctggaagtattttgaattgtatttttgctgggggaggcttctttctagtgtctataagctaacagaccctgtaacttttaccatctaaattgcagagataatttttactttttttctttctttttattaaaagttttgcttttaagacctgtctgatttttccccttgttgaggctccagggaattgagtctgtacttaacagggaagggaaagggaggggagaagagtggaatccctttgttttagattcacggagcgtgaatctgtctatctctccaggagcccagggagggaatacctggagggGAAGATAAgagagggaaagtctgggagaggcaacagtgaggaaaggggtttactttccttgtgttaagatccagggggtctgggtcttgggggtccccagggaaggttttggggggaccagagtgtatcaggcactggaattcctgattggtggcagcttattagatctaagcaggtaataaagcttagaggaattcatgctggtaccccaacttttggactctaaggttcagattggggaaaaatACTATAACAgcttggcatggaggggcagggcttcggggtgtttctgaggaagtaggcatggggcaggctctgtcccctcaggcagagcacaatgtagcagcctgcctgtttagtgaattcccccaggagtataaaacaggtgGAAAAggtttaaggctcctttacattgccagagtggtgtaaaggacattatggccttataaatgcttatggtgctttagtgattagaactggcctaaatttttggactgaaaaatttttctatcaaaatgtgctccatgaactgtttgctaccgatctttctggagatggtcagtagccaatataaattgtgagttaATTTCCCAGTCCTCACTTACTGTTCAGTTGCCTgtgatgtaacactgagcatatggctgcatttatttgttgactaataactagaaatatAGAATCAAACCTAGCTACATTACTAGTAGGAAAGGAAGTTGGGGGATTTCCtccaatgctccccactcccattctccatccattgtattgtagtttaaataaattactgaaataattgaaaccagagtgattatattgcattattttgacaaataaaatatgtagagttttaaaatattgtgtgcagaatttttatatttttgacaTCGAATTCTCTCAGGAGTAAAGTGCCACACCGTGATGCTATATTTTGTATATTACATGTAACAGATATACATTTATGTTATGTTGCCATTCTTCCTTGTTGTCAAAATAATGAAAGACAACGGAAAGTGAAGGTATTAAGCAATATGTTACAATTTGTTGGTCCTGATGATAGTAATAAGGATTGTTGAGTTAATTTGAATGTCttgcttcttttattttatttgttcagttagttttgtattttttaagaaagaaatatgaaaatataatGAAATTACATCAAAAATTAACTTAATGACTCCTGTAAAACAGTTCTATTTCTCAATTCATTGTAATCAAGTTATTAAATGAGCATACTGTACTATTGCACATTAAAAAtgcttgaaactttttttttaatggaagcttAATTTCAGCAGAAATGGATGATTTAGGCCCCAAAGTGCCTGGTCATGGAAACTGTAATTTTCTAAAATGCTTTTCTTTAAGACACAGTAATTTTCAAAGTCACATTCTCACAGACACTAACATTTCAAAGGCATTATCGGTGAAAGATGTCAAACCAGTCAGATTCCCTCTGTGTCCTTATACTTACTCACTTTTGAACCTGTCACTTCCCTCATCACCTTGCACACCTCACATCTGAATTTAGTTAGCTGATTCTCACTAAGCATAGAGGGACAGATTGTCAGCTGGTGTACACTGGCAGAATTCTATcagataccagctgaggatctagcccataatCTCTATGTTGCTGCAAATAAATTTGAGAGCCCAAAAGAGAGAAGtgttgcaagaaaagcaaataaaaatgtcTAATAATGTGAAAGGCGAAGTTGGCCATCCTCCTTTTAGCTTACCACATTTTTATAGTCTCTTCCAGCTCCTGAGTATGTAAGTTATGCCAATTTTTACTCCCTTGCACACATTTGTATATTGTTAAGTAGGTATAAGTTGGTCCAAGGAAATCTAACCAAGTGTAAGAGAGTCTAACTTATCTTACCTTATACAttatcacctctgaatttggatCACAGTGTAGAATACAAAACAGGAAAGAACAAATTAATGATGTAAGTATCTGGAGGACTATTACAAATAGAAGTTTAATGGGAGAGTTTATGAAATATACCTTGGTAATATTTTCTAAGGTGAATATTAAATAAGAATAATTAAATGGTATGGGACAAATACTGGGGTCCTCACtctggtcttgtctacactaccagggtaagtcgacctaagttatgttactccagctgtgtgaataacgtagcttaggtcgacttactgcggtgtctacactgcactgcgTCAATGGGAGATGCCCTCCCATCAACTTACCTCTTTTCATtccagtggagtaccagagttgacgggagagcaatctgcagtcATCACTAGTCCCACCAAATAGACCCCCACTGCATCGATCGCAGCAGCGTTGTAGACATGGTCTCTGTTTTAACTGACTTCTTTGAAATGAAGCCAAATTGAGTCTGTTTGGATCGTTATTCACTAAATACTGAATGAGGAGATCAAAATTTGGCTAACAAAACTTCTATGTCAGAGTTATTAAATAATATACAATATATGTTATATCAAAGTTAACATAGTGTATACTGACCATTTTCAGAAATAGCAAAATGAGTTATCATGAAAGAGTCATATTCTGATTACCTTTAAGGAAACATATTCTATTCACAGCTTTGTGTATTGAACTTACCTGTAAGTACCATACATGACTTTCTTACAGTCAACCAGAAGAAATTTCTGTTCCATTTTTCCATGGAATTTTGCCCCTGATTTGGAATAATAATCTTGTCCTTTTACTGTCCGCACCCTCATGTTCTGAAAAGGATTATAGAAGATATTTAAATGAACAAAATGAATGTTGCCATTTATATTTAAGATCTCGGGGCCTGATACTGAACTTTTAAGTATCGGGGGAAGTAGGGGGTTggaggctgagagagagagagggagagagagagaaactgttacctacctttcataatTGTTATTCTTCGAGatttgttgctcatgtccattccattctaggtgtgtgtgcgccCACGTGCACAGtcagagacttttgccttagtggtatctgtaggGTCAGCTGTGGTGTCCCCTTGAGTGCTGCGCTCATGCATCAGTATGCCACCGAACATGCACCCCCTTAGTTTCTTCTTGCTGGCAACTCCGAcaaaggggcaggagggtgggtaatggaatggacatgagcaacacatctcgaagaacaagatGTTACAGaaaggtgggtaaccatttttatttctttgagtgcttgcttttatcgattccattctaggtgactcacaagcaataTCCTCagaggtgggctcagagttcatGGTCCTGCGGCTTGCCACACTGCTCTACCAAAACTAGCATCATCCTGAGCCTGCTGG includes:
- the FAM83B gene encoding protein FAM83B; the encoded protein is METSSMLSSLHDECRSENYIEPHYKEWYRVAIDALIEGGLEAYQEFLSKERCSEFLAEEEINYILNTVQKLPQNTIYSSDNAVDDTSSSGTYWPIESDVEAPNLDLGWPYLMPGMSGGTNIDLLFHPPRIQPFTIKETIRKMIREARKVIAIIMDMFTDVDIFREIAEASTRGIAVYILLDEFNFSHFLKMTEKQGFQVQRFRNMRVRTVKGQDYYSKSGAKFHGKMEQKFLLVDCKKVMYGTYSFMWSFEKTNLSMVQVITGQLVESFDEEFRTLYARSSVPSSFAPELVRVNSHRILWENGTCQHSQSSLASVSSQRNLFGRQDKIHKLDPIYLKTRGRYAGNEINTYGLRNQTYNKLPFHPGFNMQNKIQQNQPSEQNEHWKRHSYAGENPERTPYFLLHRAINRANNLSNTWKMPSDSLSIVSSLKGGYTNNCNAPQQSFADRFSQPKINVAERNSVVRRSFNGTDNHIRYLQQRMPTLEHTTKSFLRNWRIESYLNDQSDSAADCSGSAVGDRYEGYDTAENIKAHALYSHSRMRSSLAFKPTLPEQQEVSSCTSSSNSTIVGSEESETPKGTPNHIPIVKNVTDKESSDVSTNVPPDSDEPKKSGIQVAENKKPIVYPNAAQDPSIYMYTAFYANRPAENVKNHQNENILKRRSFPMFDNFKSTLDHGVNKQASSYVYSTLTRQRLKQPENLKPPEGAIKNSKSFHSVTNHIEHEDKNLEEESKSPTTTKAISVAALAEDSKEEPSKECTLKKENKNSPSFLKKGSQKLRSLLNLTQDKKENLSKNKAPVFYRMCSSSDTLASEGEETQKPKISETKADSSPRKKRTTSSNSQGSLHKSKEDVTVSPPKSPKPPKSPKPPKSPKPPFDESSKKCPTLCPPEKFLETLGDASTPRFNTEQIQYQEVKKAVTNATQETAPVSSSPQRVSTMTSQPGNSKNKEELLRSRLSERRVYSRFEPFLKMESSGQPARNTPKSSTHLPEKESKTLENNCARGNQVAHYNSTAYHPLQPNENKLRGFMQKFGNLLYKNK